CGCTGCGCGCAGCAAGCTTTCGGATTTCCTGAGCCACAACGACAAATCCTTTTCCTGCTTCCCCGGCTCTGGCGGCTTCAATACCGGCATTTAAACCGAGAATCTGACTTTGGCTGCCGATTGTTTTGATCATGCCGAGAACCTCTTCCATATTCTTTACTTTTTGAATGGAATCAGATGTTGTTGACCTTGTATTTCTTGACGAATTGGCCAGTTCCTGTGCCTTCTCTGTTAAATTAGCTATTTTTTCCATCATTTTATTGAGTTTATCATTGATGCCCTGTATGGTACTCGACATATCCGTAACGAGTTCACGATTCTCGAGCCAAAGTGTGATGGTACGGGAAATGAGACCCAACACCGGTCTGATCTCATCAGGATCTCCGGAAACACCAAGGTTGGCAATCCGTTCTCCTTTATAAATGACAGGCAGATTAATGCCTGCCTTTGGAGCATCTTTTCCGAACTGTTGCTGGTATTCTTCCGCCATTTCAACCGTTACGACACCTTCATCAATAGTACCGTCCATCACTTCTTTTCCAACTTTATGAAAGTCCCCGATGCGGCTTTTGATATTTGCTGCAAATATGTATCCTTCTTCGTTTACAAAAATCAAATGGTAGCCTGTTTCTTCACTGACAATTTGGCAAATCTCCTGAGCAAATGCCGATGTAAGTAATGATTCTGACACGTTTTCATCCCCTCTCATTTAATCAAACTGTCTCCCCATGGATATTGTAACAGAAATAAAGCGGTTGCAAATGATTATTTAAAGTACCATGGAAAAGAGATTCCTGATCATTCATGTGGTAAAATATACAAAAGAGACATTTTAATTTTGTCAGACGATTTTTATTTTATGAGTGCGATGTACATCATTCAAAATCAAAGGAGAGATAGCGATGGATTTGTTTAAACGAAGGATAGCTGCTCATTTGATTGATTCGGCTATTGCAACAACAATTGCGTGGGGCATGGCGCGAAAATGCGACAGAAACAGTGGTCGGCGTGAATCTTCTCCTGCAGCAGTCATGTGGGGGCTCGAACTTTTACAGACAAAAATCGCAGGCCAGACGTTAGGTCAACGCATTATGAAAATCAAAACAGTTAATGAACAGGGAGAAACGCCCTCAGCTTATCAATTATCAAAACGGATGATTTACCGAGATACGGTCGGTCAAATGGTTTACCTCATCAAACGCCGTTCTTATCTTGAGCGCGGCGGGGCAGAATTTCCGCACGATGTGTTTACCGGCACAAAAGTGATTCGAATGAACAATAAAAAAACACAGGCCGATTAAGAAATTCATTTGATTATAGGTGTATGGCGGCGATTTCAATAAAGTGATTATTCCGACTATTTGGTTTTCTCTTGAACTTAACTACTGAAAAGGTAGTATAGACATGTAGGGAAAACATTTGTCCTCTTGTCGTGGACGATCTATGTCGGAAGGAGTGTCATGTATGAAGTTAATTTTGAAACTGATCATTGGTATTGCAGGGGGGATTATCATTGGGCTCATTGGTTTTGAGCCGCTGACCAAATTATTGATAACGTTTGAAGTGATTTTTGGACAGTTTATCGGATTTATGATCCCATTGATTATCCTTTTTTTCATTGCATCAGGTGTAGCAAATCTCGGAGGAGCATCGGGACGGCTTGTCGGTTTAAATGTAGGAACGGCTTACCTGTCCACATTGCTTGCGGGGATTATGGCTTATTTTGTAGCGGTTGCCATTATGCCAATGATTGCCTCTGAACGAAGTGCACCAGAAGAGGATGCCGGACTTGAACCATTTCTCGAATTGGAAATTGAACCTCTGATGGGTGTCATTACGGCACTTGTACTGGCCTTTGTTTTTGGGATTGCCATGTCCAAATTGAAAACGGAAACCTTGATTTCTGTATTCGATCAGGGCAAAGCGGTTGTTGAACTTGTTATCAAAGGAATTATCATTCCACTTTTACCCTTTTTTATCGCGGGGATTTTTGCCGGTATTGCTGCAGAGGGGACCGTATTTGAAACCCTGCAGATATTCGGTCTTGTTCTCGTTACAGCGATTGTTCTTCATTGGGTGTGGATATCCATCCAGTACACGCTGGTTGGCCTTTATACCGGTCGAAATCCGCTTCAGTTGATCAAAACAATGCTGCCAGCTTACTTTACCGCTCTCGGTACGATGAGTTCTGCAGCGACGATTCCTGTCACATTGAAACAGGCGAAAGAAAATAAAGTGCGTGAAGAGGTTGCGAATTTCAGTGTGCCCCTTGGCGCGACTATTCACCTTGCAGGAAGTGTTATCACAATCGTCGCTTGTGCGGTGGCGGTAATGTCCATACTTGATGGATTTACTGTACCCGGATTCTTTGAAATGTTACCTGTCATTGCGATGCTCGGTGTTATTATGATTGCGGCACCTGGTGTTCCAGGTGGGGCTATTATGGCAGCAATTGGTGTTCTGACCTCCATGCTTGGCTTTACTGAAGTGGCATTCGGTCTGATGATTGCCTTATATATGGCTCAGGACAGTTTTGGAACTGCAGCTAACGTCACAGGTGATGGTGCAATTGCGCTTGCCATTGATAAATTCACCGATAAAGTAAAATAAACGAAGACGCCGTCCGGAAAATGGGGCGGCGTCTTTTTCATACCATAAAAATGTTTAACTTCGTTAAAGGATTATTGTCTAAGTGCAACTAAGGCTTTCACCATTAAAGTTTGGCGACAAACCAATTTTACCAGATAAATGGTTGTATCATGCGTGAAAATCTGCAAACAGATATAGACCGTTTGCTACGGGATAAGAAAAGGTGAACAGTTCTATGCCTGTTTGAACATCCAGATAAGGATCTGACAAGTGGCCGGATTGCTGAATATCCATCTCAACAAGATTTTTCAAGAAATATGGTCTTGAACTCCAATTTTTCCCTTTGAATTCC
This genomic window from [Bacillus] selenitireducens MLS10 contains:
- a CDS encoding RDD family protein, which codes for MDLFKRRIAAHLIDSAIATTIAWGMARKCDRNSGRRESSPAAVMWGLELLQTKIAGQTLGQRIMKIKTVNEQGETPSAYQLSKRMIYRDTVGQMVYLIKRRSYLERGGAEFPHDVFTGTKVIRMNNKKTQAD
- a CDS encoding dicarboxylate/amino acid:cation symporter, producing the protein MKLILKLIIGIAGGIIIGLIGFEPLTKLLITFEVIFGQFIGFMIPLIILFFIASGVANLGGASGRLVGLNVGTAYLSTLLAGIMAYFVAVAIMPMIASERSAPEEDAGLEPFLELEIEPLMGVITALVLAFVFGIAMSKLKTETLISVFDQGKAVVELVIKGIIIPLLPFFIAGIFAGIAAEGTVFETLQIFGLVLVTAIVLHWVWISIQYTLVGLYTGRNPLQLIKTMLPAYFTALGTMSSAATIPVTLKQAKENKVREEVANFSVPLGATIHLAGSVITIVACAVAVMSILDGFTVPGFFEMLPVIAMLGVIMIAAPGVPGGAIMAAIGVLTSMLGFTEVAFGLMIALYMAQDSFGTAANVTGDGAIALAIDKFTDKVK
- a CDS encoding methyl-accepting chemotaxis protein; this translates as MSESLLTSAFAQEICQIVSEETGYHLIFVNEEGYIFAANIKSRIGDFHKVGKEVMDGTIDEGVVTVEMAEEYQQQFGKDAPKAGINLPVIYKGERIANLGVSGDPDEIRPVLGLISRTITLWLENRELVTDMSSTIQGINDKLNKMMEKIANLTEKAQELANSSRNTRSTTSDSIQKVKNMEEVLGMIKTIGSQSQILGLNAGIEAARAGEAGKGFVVVAQEIRKLAARSEESVEKVNANLGEIQDVFGNIAEQVDHNGHFIEDQAESMTEIESMIREVEESMTSLIQRTE